The Conexivisphaera calida genome includes a region encoding these proteins:
- a CDS encoding helix-turn-helix domain-containing protein, translated as MSGDDIDEVLKDPRLRDAAIKLAGELVLSREPGRLMKHWREKVGIQQIGLAKEMGISPSVLSDYEGGRRKSPGSQFIRKYVAALIRVDRDRDLLLGSKGADENPDAILSIGEFREPRSVSDIARILSLDVLTGEEQLGRMIYGYTVLDSIKAIYALSGNEFYRIYGSTTERVLVFTRVVMGRSPMVAVRVSQLKPRMVVVHGPERVDPLSVDLARRERIVMALARIGVREIVDKLSSL; from the coding sequence TTGTCCGGAGATGATATTGACGAGGTCCTCAAGGATCCGAGGCTCCGTGACGCCGCAATAAAGCTCGCTGGAGAGCTGGTCCTGAGCAGGGAGCCCGGCAGGCTCATGAAGCACTGGAGGGAGAAGGTGGGAATCCAACAGATAGGGCTCGCGAAGGAGATGGGAATATCGCCGTCCGTGCTGAGCGACTACGAAGGGGGCAGGAGGAAATCCCCGGGATCTCAGTTCATAAGGAAGTACGTCGCGGCGCTGATAAGGGTGGATCGGGACAGGGATTTGCTGCTGGGCTCCAAGGGCGCCGACGAGAATCCCGACGCCATATTGAGTATAGGTGAATTCCGGGAGCCGAGATCCGTATCGGATATTGCGCGGATCCTCTCCTTGGACGTTCTGACAGGAGAGGAGCAGCTGGGCCGTATGATCTACGGCTACACGGTGCTGGACAGCATAAAGGCGATATATGCTCTGTCGGGCAATGAGTTCTACAGGATATATGGCTCCACCACCGAACGCGTTCTAGTGTTCACCAGGGTGGTCATGGGCAGGAGCCCGATGGTGGCGGTCAGGGTCTCGCAGCTTAAGCCGAGGATGGTGGTGGTCCATGGACCTGAGCGCGTGGATCCACTGTCCGTGGACTTAGCTAGGCGCGAGCGCATAGTAATGGCGCTCGCACGCATTGGTGTGCGCGAGATAGTGGATAAACTTAGCTCCCTATAA
- the glyS gene encoding glycine--tRNA ligase, with amino-acid sequence MDGAYDRVVELAKRRGFFWQAYEIYGGVGGLYVLGPLGVAMRERLIDLWRSIFVRRHGFVEIDAPALGPYKVFKASGHVDNFKDPVAECTKCGRKFRADHLLGDAGVSVGEGAPVEELQRLLNENHVKCPECGASAWRVSQFLTMFETRIGPYSEEVGFLRPETAQGIFTEFRRIYDVTRERLPLGVAQIGRGFRNEISPRQAMIRLREFNMMELEFFMDPEAPCPYLEEVMGDELPVLTEEVAERGGDEVVRISVEEALRRGVIKNECLAYFMALSMRFVSALGVPRDHQRFHGKPARERAHYSAQTFDHEAVVPGFGWLEVAGLAYRTDYDLRSHSSASGKDLSASVKLPSPVVTRKVRWRVRSVDELRNAVGDRWKDVMRILLESEDPGRDLAALGLRVEDLPVAREEVEEKVNVRRFYPHVIEPSYGVERLMLASLTWAYGVREGRVVLSLPPSVAPVQVAVFPLVSRDGLDERARRIAADLSTTFSVFYDDDGSIGRRYARADEVGVPYAVTVDYETLEDGTVTLRHRDTWKQERLPERDLPGRLRDLLAPRTSLDHGEQQG; translated from the coding sequence TTGGACGGCGCCTACGATAGGGTAGTTGAGCTCGCCAAAAGGCGGGGCTTCTTCTGGCAGGCCTACGAGATATACGGTGGCGTGGGCGGGCTCTACGTGCTGGGTCCGCTCGGCGTCGCAATGCGCGAGAGGCTGATAGACCTATGGCGTTCCATCTTCGTGAGGAGGCATGGCTTCGTCGAGATAGACGCGCCCGCCCTGGGTCCGTACAAGGTGTTCAAGGCGTCGGGGCACGTCGACAACTTCAAGGACCCGGTGGCCGAGTGCACTAAATGTGGGAGGAAATTCCGCGCGGATCATCTGCTGGGGGACGCCGGCGTCAGCGTCGGCGAGGGGGCGCCTGTGGAGGAGCTCCAGCGCCTGCTGAACGAGAACCACGTAAAGTGCCCGGAGTGCGGGGCGTCCGCGTGGAGGGTCTCCCAATTCCTCACGATGTTCGAGACCAGGATAGGGCCGTACTCGGAGGAGGTAGGGTTCCTCAGGCCCGAGACCGCGCAGGGGATATTCACGGAGTTCAGGAGGATCTACGATGTGACAAGGGAGCGGCTGCCCCTCGGCGTCGCGCAGATAGGTCGGGGCTTCAGGAACGAGATCTCGCCCCGGCAGGCCATGATAAGGCTGAGGGAGTTCAACATGATGGAGCTGGAGTTCTTCATGGATCCCGAGGCACCATGTCCGTACTTAGAGGAGGTAATGGGCGACGAGCTGCCGGTGCTGACGGAGGAGGTCGCCGAGAGGGGTGGGGACGAGGTCGTCAGGATCAGCGTTGAGGAGGCATTGCGCAGGGGGGTGATCAAGAACGAGTGCCTCGCGTACTTCATGGCTCTGTCGATGAGGTTCGTCTCGGCGCTCGGTGTGCCTCGCGACCACCAGAGGTTCCACGGCAAACCCGCGCGCGAGAGGGCCCACTACTCAGCCCAGACGTTCGATCACGAGGCGGTGGTGCCGGGATTCGGCTGGCTGGAGGTGGCGGGGCTCGCATATCGCACGGACTACGACCTCAGGTCGCACAGCTCGGCGAGCGGAAAGGATCTGTCGGCATCCGTCAAGCTGCCCTCTCCCGTGGTGACTAGGAAGGTCAGGTGGCGCGTCAGATCCGTCGACGAGTTGAGGAATGCAGTCGGCGACAGGTGGAAGGATGTCATGCGCATACTGTTGGAGTCCGAGGATCCGGGGAGGGATCTGGCCGCGCTGGGCCTCAGGGTAGAGGACCTCCCGGTGGCCAGGGAGGAGGTCGAGGAGAAGGTGAACGTCAGGAGATTCTATCCACATGTCATAGAGCCAAGCTATGGCGTGGAGAGGCTGATGCTCGCATCCCTCACGTGGGCATACGGTGTGAGGGAGGGCAGGGTTGTGCTCTCGCTGCCGCCCAGCGTGGCGCCCGTGCAGGTGGCGGTGTTTCCCCTCGTCTCGAGGGATGGTTTGGACGAGAGGGCACGTCGCATAGCGGCGGACCTGTCGACCACCTTCAGCGTCTTCTACGATGATGACGGCTCAATAGGCAGGAGATATGCACGGGCGGATGAGGTCGGCGTGCCGTACGCCGTGACGGTAGACTATGAGACGCTCGAGGACGGCACGGTCACGCTCAGGCACCGGGACACGTGGAAGCAGGAGAGACTGCCTGAGCGGGACCTGCCGGGGAGGCTGCGCGATCTCCTTGCACCGCGGACATCGCTAGATCATGGAGAGCAGCAGGGCTAG
- a CDS encoding cyclic 2,3-diphosphoglycerate synthase gives MGRPIRVIIMGAGGRDFHNFNVFFRSNPDYKVVAFTAAQIPGISGRRYPPDLSGPLYPEGIPILPEEVLPEVVVEEGVDVVVLSYSDLMNAELGDKVNRVISSGASFMVLGPRDTMLVPSRPTIAVTAVKTGAGKSTVSRAVVRELVSRGIRVAPVRHPMAYGDLSRMAVQRFATVGDLERAGLTIEEREEYEQYVRMGIPVFAGVDYSRILAAAELEGQVILWDGGNNDFPFIHPNYMITVADAMRPGLELSTFPGESNVLAADAVVINKADQAQPDSVRAIVEDVRRLNPRASVSIAESSVEVDDPDSLRGRRALVVEDAPTVTHGGAPYGAGYVAAIKYGATVIDPRPYARGSIAEAYRRYPHMGPVLPSMGYSEDQRRDLAETINSAPAEVVVLGTPADISGIVKDGRRVLRVRYELRMVEGPTIGDLVDEFLKRTGLSGGR, from the coding sequence ATGGGCCGTCCCATCAGGGTAATCATAATGGGCGCAGGAGGGCGTGATTTTCATAATTTCAACGTCTTTTTCCGCTCAAATCCTGACTACAAAGTAGTCGCCTTCACTGCGGCGCAGATCCCCGGCATATCCGGCAGGAGATATCCTCCAGATCTCTCGGGGCCGTTGTACCCGGAGGGAATTCCGATACTTCCTGAGGAGGTTTTACCCGAGGTAGTTGTCGAGGAGGGGGTGGACGTCGTCGTGCTATCCTACAGTGATCTCATGAACGCTGAGTTGGGAGATAAGGTCAACAGGGTCATCTCCAGCGGTGCCTCCTTCATGGTGCTCGGCCCCAGGGATACAATGCTGGTGCCGTCGCGCCCCACTATAGCGGTCACGGCCGTTAAGACGGGTGCCGGTAAGAGCACTGTCTCTAGGGCCGTCGTCAGGGAACTCGTGTCGAGGGGCATCAGGGTTGCACCTGTGAGGCATCCAATGGCGTACGGGGATCTATCCAGGATGGCGGTCCAGAGATTCGCCACAGTAGGCGATCTGGAGAGGGCTGGCTTGACCATAGAGGAGCGCGAGGAATATGAGCAATACGTCAGGATGGGCATACCCGTGTTCGCGGGCGTGGATTACTCCAGAATACTCGCCGCCGCGGAGCTCGAGGGCCAAGTGATACTGTGGGACGGGGGGAACAATGACTTCCCCTTCATTCATCCGAATTATATGATAACGGTGGCCGACGCCATGAGGCCGGGCCTGGAGTTGTCGACGTTTCCAGGCGAATCAAACGTCCTCGCGGCCGACGCAGTCGTGATAAACAAGGCGGACCAAGCGCAGCCGGACTCCGTGAGGGCCATCGTGGAGGATGTGAGGCGCCTGAATCCCAGGGCCAGCGTGAGCATCGCTGAGAGCTCGGTGGAGGTGGACGATCCGGATTCCCTGAGGGGACGTAGGGCGCTCGTCGTCGAGGACGCACCGACCGTCACGCACGGCGGCGCGCCCTACGGGGCCGGATACGTCGCGGCGATAAAATATGGTGCCACTGTCATAGATCCGAGGCCATACGCCAGGGGGAGCATAGCGGAGGCGTACAGGAGATATCCGCACATGGGTCCTGTTCTGCCCAGCATGGGATACAGCGAGGATCAGCGGCGCGACTTGGCGGAGACGATAAACTCAGCTCCCGCGGAGGTCGTAGTGCTGGGAACCCCCGCCGATATCTCAGGAATAGTGAAGGACGGCAGGCGCGTCTTGCGCGTCAGGTATGAGCTGAGGATGGTCGAGGGGCCCACGATAGGCGACCTCGTCGACGAGTTCCTGAAGCGCACGGGCCTGAGCGGGGGCCGTTGA
- a CDS encoding DUF92 domain-containing protein: MIDQAWKLVLGLALIAALAVVSATKRYLSAGGVAAAAVIGVGVLVAGGLGWLIVLMAFTVLGSALTRTGADLKGIISGLKADRGAKNVLANGLPPMIIAVASSLIAGLPWSVAFTAAVAAATSDTVSTEIGMLSRSPPRRITRPWRTVPPGISGGVSAIGTLAGLLAAGAISLLAAALGLMTEPSQVVLAALVGFVGNLVDSMLGDLAEVKYKCGAGALVEDPSTCDQLVERIGHPVINNHTVNAIAISIAGVLALLLSMI, translated from the coding sequence TTGATCGACCAGGCCTGGAAGCTCGTATTGGGCCTGGCGCTCATAGCGGCGCTCGCCGTGGTGTCAGCCACCAAGCGCTACTTGAGCGCAGGGGGCGTCGCAGCCGCCGCCGTCATAGGGGTGGGCGTCCTCGTGGCTGGCGGATTGGGCTGGCTCATCGTCCTGATGGCGTTCACCGTACTGGGCTCCGCACTCACGCGGACTGGTGCGGACCTTAAGGGGATAATCTCGGGGCTCAAGGCGGACAGGGGCGCTAAGAACGTGCTGGCAAACGGGCTACCGCCCATGATAATAGCAGTTGCCTCGTCGCTGATCGCCGGCCTGCCCTGGTCTGTCGCCTTCACCGCGGCCGTCGCAGCGGCCACCTCGGACACGGTCTCGACGGAGATAGGAATGCTCTCCAGATCACCACCCAGGAGGATCACTAGGCCATGGAGGACCGTTCCGCCCGGCATATCAGGTGGCGTGAGCGCCATTGGCACGCTCGCGGGCCTGCTCGCGGCCGGCGCCATATCCCTCTTGGCCGCTGCACTCGGATTGATGACCGAACCCAGCCAGGTGGTCTTGGCAGCGCTCGTGGGATTCGTAGGGAACTTGGTGGACAGCATGCTCGGCGATCTCGCCGAGGTGAAGTATAAGTGCGGAGCCGGCGCGCTCGTGGAGGATCCTTCGACCTGCGATCAGCTGGTGGAGAGGATAGGTCATCCCGTGATAAATAACCATACAGTGAACGCAATAGCGATATCGATAGCCGGCGTCCTAGCCCTGCTGCTCTCCATGATCTAG